A genomic stretch from Flavobacteriales bacterium includes:
- a CDS encoding SOS response-associated peptidase produces the protein MCGRYILVTKVTEVEKRFNVKADPSVHKLFVPDVNIGPGGQGLVITDAEPRELQMMTFGFTPFWSKKRMYIFNARAEGDRNKENDMQYTGAREIFKKPMFRHAIRGKRCLIIADGFLEGPEKEKLSKPYVVYLKDKVRPFAFAGLWDEWVNKETGEVIRGFAIITTVSNSVTAAIKHHRSPVIIQPGAESQWLDPEAELSEILQMLDPYPGDLMNAYPVDPAIKHPRAKGIELITPIGERLFEEHDYEFHQELKLLGMGMTTGRRLRNEE, from the coding sequence ATGTGTGGACGATACATACTCGTGACCAAAGTGACTGAAGTCGAGAAGCGCTTCAATGTAAAAGCGGATCCTTCCGTGCACAAACTATTTGTCCCGGATGTAAATATCGGTCCCGGAGGCCAAGGCCTGGTGATCACCGATGCAGAGCCTCGCGAGTTGCAGATGATGACCTTCGGATTCACTCCTTTCTGGTCAAAGAAGCGCATGTACATATTCAATGCCCGGGCTGAAGGGGACCGCAACAAGGAGAATGACATGCAGTATACCGGTGCACGGGAGATATTCAAAAAACCCATGTTCCGTCATGCCATTCGTGGTAAGCGATGTTTGATCATAGCCGATGGATTCCTCGAAGGACCGGAGAAGGAGAAACTCAGCAAACCCTATGTGGTCTATCTGAAAGACAAGGTCAGACCCTTTGCTTTTGCTGGGCTATGGGATGAATGGGTGAATAAGGAGACCGGTGAGGTGATACGTGGATTTGCCATCATCACCACCGTGAGCAATAGTGTGACTGCCGCTATCAAGCACCATCGAAGTCCGGTGATCATTCAGCCGGGTGCAGAGTCCCAATGGCTCGATCCAGAGGCAGAACTGAGTGAGATCCTACAGATGCTGGATCCATATCCAGGCGATTTGATGAATGCCTATCCAGTAGATCCGGCCATCAAACATCCAAGGGCCAAAGGCATCGAACTGATCACACCGATCGGTGAGCGACTATTCGAAGAGCACGACTACGAATTCCATCAGGAATTGAAGCTCTTGGGCATGGGAATGACCACCGGAAGGAGGTTGAGGAACGAAGAGTGA
- a CDS encoding peptidase — protein MKHFWVHFALATLLVGITTCKQVKDIPSDNAARTVSSFDLAEKLRSMGFTVQKIPNDHEGGHIQMTYELYLEQPIDHSGKRKGTFQQKIYLSHADTAANTVLYLSGYNSTNNRFLAEPTYMFKANQIHVEHRFFGDSSPKNIPYDFLTIEQSAADHHRIVELLKGIYTGPWLNTGISKGGQTTMYHRYFYPEDVDASLVYVAPLNLEREDHRIYEFLAEVGEKPCRDQVLAFQLELLLNYDFAFQLFKRMSEDRAYEYGLSMERAFELSIFEYGFAFWQWNGNCSTIPPSESSFEEKLQHLFDIDAPGFFTASTMTDIFPFFYQSYTEMGMYGYAIEPFKELTNEYTEDFSNYRTFIPETFDLEYNGTVHQQIKEWLDTEAEDIAFIYGEYDPWSATGYEPTGQNNLIRWTIPEGNHTSRIAHLDPQEIKILRDSLIIWLNN, from the coding sequence ATGAAGCACTTCTGGGTCCATTTTGCCTTGGCCACTCTGTTGGTAGGAATCACCACGTGCAAACAGGTCAAGGACATCCCATCAGATAATGCTGCGCGCACTGTATCGTCATTCGACCTGGCCGAGAAACTCAGGTCAATGGGCTTCACCGTTCAGAAGATTCCCAATGATCACGAAGGAGGTCACATACAGATGACCTACGAATTGTATCTCGAACAACCCATCGACCATAGTGGTAAGCGTAAGGGGACTTTTCAGCAGAAAATCTATCTGTCCCATGCGGATACAGCTGCGAATACCGTCCTCTATCTCAGTGGCTATAACTCCACCAACAACCGCTTTCTGGCCGAACCCACCTATATGTTCAAGGCCAATCAGATACACGTGGAACACAGATTCTTCGGTGATTCCTCTCCGAAGAATATTCCCTATGACTTTCTCACCATCGAGCAATCCGCGGCCGATCATCATCGCATAGTGGAACTACTGAAAGGAATCTATACCGGTCCGTGGTTGAATACGGGCATTAGCAAGGGCGGACAGACCACCATGTATCATCGCTATTTCTATCCGGAGGATGTCGATGCCAGCTTGGTATACGTAGCTCCATTGAATCTGGAGCGCGAAGACCATCGCATCTATGAATTCCTTGCAGAGGTAGGAGAGAAGCCATGTCGGGATCAGGTCCTGGCTTTCCAACTCGAGCTCTTGCTCAACTACGATTTTGCCTTCCAGCTTTTCAAGCGGATGTCAGAGGACAGAGCCTATGAGTATGGGCTGAGTATGGAAAGGGCATTTGAACTTTCGATCTTCGAATACGGTTTTGCATTCTGGCAGTGGAATGGGAACTGCTCGACCATCCCGCCATCTGAAAGCAGTTTCGAAGAGAAACTCCAGCATCTCTTCGACATCGATGCTCCGGGATTCTTCACTGCATCCACCATGACAGATATCTTTCCATTCTTCTACCAGAGCTATACCGAGATGGGCATGTATGGATATGCAATAGAACCTTTCAAGGAGCTCACCAATGAATACACGGAGGATTTCTCCAACTATCGCACCTTCATCCCTGAGACCTTCGACCTGGAATACAACGGGACCGTACACCAGCAGATCAAGGAATGGCTGGATACTGAAGCTGAGGATATCGCTTTCATCTATGGGGAATACGACCCTTGGTCAGCAACGGGGTATGAACCCACGGGGCAGAACAATCTCATCCGATGGACCATCCCTGAAGGTAATCATACCAGTCGCATCGCTCATCTAGATCCTCAGGAGATCAAGATATTGAGAGACTCATTGATCATCTGGCTCAACAACTGA